One stretch of Streptomyces sp. 135 DNA includes these proteins:
- a CDS encoding glycoside hydrolase family 3 N-terminal domain-containing protein: MASSSDPTLEHLANSVLQPGFEGTTAPDWVRRRISEGLGSVVLFSRNIETPEQVARLTEALRAENPDLIVAIDEEAGDVTRLEAWTGSSRPGNLALGAVDDIDLTERVAHDIGCDLHAAGVSLNFAPSADVNSNPLNPVIGVRSFGSRTDLVSRHTAAWIRGLQGAGVAACAKHFPGHGDTVVDSHYGLPQIQGSAEEIALTALPPFIAAMEAGVRAVMTAHLLAPAYDPDLPATLSSRILVDLLRGELGFDGLLVTDGIEMGAVTDRYGIDGATVRAVAGGVDAVCVGGESADEATADLLATALVKAVLDGTLPEERLTEASTRVRDFAAWSGERSRAVARAARDSGIGLVAARRAVRVRHGSGSAALPLAGAPHVVELSPTMNLAVDGRTPWGVAEPLRDLRPGTTSVRLTEPEIAHAGDLLHREALAPAVGRALVVVVRDAARHRWMTDTLTRLLRSRPDALVVEMGVPAGDTLGAAHLITHGATRVSGIAAAELLVGATA; the protein is encoded by the coding sequence ATGGCATCGAGCAGTGACCCGACGCTGGAGCACCTTGCCAACTCCGTGCTGCAACCCGGCTTCGAGGGCACCACGGCCCCCGACTGGGTGCGCCGCAGGATCTCCGAGGGCCTGGGCTCCGTCGTGCTGTTCTCACGGAACATCGAGACTCCCGAGCAGGTGGCGCGGCTCACCGAGGCCCTGCGTGCGGAGAACCCCGACCTGATCGTGGCCATCGACGAGGAGGCGGGCGACGTGACCCGCCTGGAGGCGTGGACCGGCTCGTCCCGGCCCGGCAACCTCGCCCTCGGCGCGGTCGACGACATCGACCTGACCGAGCGCGTGGCCCACGACATCGGGTGCGACCTGCACGCCGCGGGCGTCTCGCTCAACTTCGCGCCCAGCGCGGACGTGAACTCCAACCCGCTCAACCCGGTGATCGGCGTACGCTCCTTCGGCTCCCGCACCGACCTCGTCTCCCGGCACACGGCCGCCTGGATCCGCGGCCTCCAAGGGGCCGGTGTCGCCGCCTGCGCCAAGCACTTCCCCGGCCACGGCGACACGGTCGTCGACTCGCACTACGGCCTGCCGCAGATCCAGGGCTCCGCCGAGGAGATCGCGCTCACCGCGCTGCCGCCGTTCATCGCGGCGATGGAGGCGGGCGTCCGCGCGGTGATGACCGCCCATCTGCTGGCGCCCGCGTACGACCCGGACCTGCCCGCGACCCTCAGCAGCCGCATCCTCGTGGACCTGCTGCGCGGGGAGCTCGGCTTCGACGGGCTGCTGGTCACGGACGGCATCGAGATGGGCGCTGTCACCGACCGCTACGGCATCGACGGCGCCACGGTCAGGGCGGTCGCGGGCGGCGTCGACGCGGTGTGCGTCGGTGGCGAGAGCGCCGACGAGGCCACGGCCGACCTGCTCGCCACGGCCCTGGTGAAGGCCGTCCTCGACGGCACGCTGCCCGAGGAGCGGCTGACCGAGGCGAGCACCCGGGTGCGGGACTTCGCGGCCTGGTCGGGCGAGCGGTCCCGGGCCGTGGCGCGCGCCGCGCGGGACTCCGGCATCGGCCTGGTGGCGGCCCGCCGCGCGGTGCGCGTGCGGCACGGTTCCGGCTCGGCCGCGCTCCCCCTCGCCGGGGCGCCGCACGTCGTGGAGCTCTCCCCGACGATGAACCTCGCCGTCGACGGCCGCACCCCCTGGGGCGTCGCCGAACCCCTGCGCGACCTGCGCCCGGGCACGACGTCCGTCAGGCTGACGGAGCCCGAAATCGCCCACGCGGGCGACCTTCTGCACCGCGAGGCGCTGGCCCCGGCGGTAGGCCGCGCCCTGGTGGTCGTGGTCCGCGACGCGGCCCGCCACCGCTGGATGACCGACACGCTGACCCGCCTCCTGCGCAGCCGCCCCGATGCCCTGGTCGTCGAGATGGGCGTCCCGGCGGGCGACACCCTCGGCGCCGCGCATCTGATCACGCACGGCGCGACCCGCGTGTCGGGCATCGCGGCGGCGGAGCTGCTGGTGGGCGCCACCGCCTGA
- a CDS encoding zinc-binding dehydrogenase, translating to MRRYELVGRRDIRLVTDVAVPDPGPLEVLVRVRACTVCNRSDLAYFHYHGLRDHCSQGCFGHEIAGVVEAAGEAVSRVVPGQRVFVRTPLTTGYADFALAREICVGALPDAVPFEQGALLQLLPLAVHATRGIRLGDRVVIVGQGPVGQMALRVAVARGAAETVAVDLDDWRLERSGAAGADAVRRVDGTREQLRAVGADFDVAVDAVGTPTTLNACVELVRQNGLVVLLGTHHIDTHVSVDLVTWERRGLRVHSSAEPLDTARAEALAVAERLAHRRTDALRLADLHTHTYPLDELPKAMEQLSASRALYPDAEDAPYAGPPHETLKVAIVP from the coding sequence ATGCGCAGGTACGAACTTGTCGGCAGGCGCGACATCAGGCTGGTCACCGACGTGGCGGTACCGGACCCCGGACCGCTGGAAGTCCTCGTGCGCGTGCGCGCCTGCACGGTCTGCAACCGCAGCGACCTCGCCTACTTCCACTACCACGGTCTGCGCGACCACTGCTCCCAGGGCTGTTTCGGTCACGAGATCGCCGGGGTCGTCGAGGCGGCAGGCGAGGCCGTGAGCCGGGTCGTGCCCGGACAGCGGGTCTTCGTGCGGACACCGCTCACCACCGGCTACGCCGACTTCGCGCTGGCCCGCGAGATCTGCGTCGGCGCGCTGCCCGACGCCGTCCCCTTCGAGCAGGGCGCGCTCCTGCAACTGCTGCCGCTGGCCGTGCACGCCACCCGCGGCATCCGCCTCGGCGACCGCGTCGTGATCGTCGGTCAGGGACCCGTCGGGCAGATGGCGCTGCGCGTGGCGGTGGCGCGCGGCGCCGCCGAGACCGTCGCCGTCGACCTCGACGACTGGCGCCTGGAGCGCTCCGGCGCCGCGGGGGCCGACGCGGTACGCCGCGTGGACGGCACCCGGGAACAACTGCGCGCCGTCGGCGCCGACTTCGACGTGGCCGTGGACGCTGTCGGCACCCCCACCACCCTCAACGCCTGCGTGGAACTCGTACGGCAGAACGGCCTCGTCGTCCTCCTCGGCACGCACCACATCGACACCCACGTCAGCGTCGACCTGGTCACCTGGGAGCGCAGAGGACTGCGGGTGCACAGCTCCGCCGAGCCCCTGGACACCGCGCGCGCCGAGGCCCTCGCCGTCGCCGAACGCCTCGCCCACCGACGCACCGACGCCCTGCGCCTCGCCGACCTCCACACGCACACCTACCCCCTCGACGAACTCCCGAAGGCCATGGAGCAGCTCTCCGCGAGCCGCGCGCTGTACCCGGACGCCGAGGACGCCCCCTACGCCGGGCCGCCGCACGAGACGCTGAAGGTGGCGATCGTCCCGTGA
- a CDS encoding Gfo/Idh/MocA family oxidoreductase gives MRWGIAGYGDIVTRRALPALHALGEQPVALWGRDPHRAALVAERHAVARSGADPRVLLSDVDAVYVATPVATHVPLARAVLAAGIPVLVEKPLAGGLATGAAFDTAAPDTAWPCAGVAYYRRLAPAVRRLRAELAGWTPERVEAHFRCAFEPGPDDPMRWRTDPAVSGGGVLADAGSHRIDLLLHLFGRPYEMTARLGGRFPRGAERRADLTLRWRTGLRAHCLMEWGEGPPVDRVELTGGGRTVTLDPLDAGRLTGLAGTPLLLPPAANPHQPLLADFAAAVATGGTPVCPVAEARLVDDVIVAAERSDAAGGAPVRLVH, from the coding sequence GTGAGGTGGGGCATCGCCGGATACGGCGACATCGTGACGCGCCGCGCGCTGCCCGCCCTGCACGCGCTCGGCGAGCAACCGGTCGCCCTCTGGGGCCGCGACCCGCACCGCGCGGCACTGGTCGCCGAGCGGCACGCCGTCGCCAGGTCCGGCGCCGACCCGAGGGTCCTTCTCTCGGACGTCGACGCCGTGTACGTGGCCACGCCCGTCGCCACCCATGTGCCGCTCGCCCGGGCCGTGCTGGCCGCCGGTATCCCGGTCCTCGTCGAGAAGCCGCTCGCCGGGGGACTCGCGACCGGCGCCGCGTTCGATACCGCCGCGCCGGATACCGCCTGGCCGTGCGCGGGCGTCGCCTATTACCGCAGGCTCGCGCCCGCCGTGCGCCGACTCCGTGCCGAACTGGCCGGGTGGACGCCCGAGCGGGTGGAGGCACACTTCCGGTGCGCCTTCGAACCGGGCCCCGACGATCCGATGCGCTGGCGCACCGACCCCGCCGTGTCGGGCGGCGGAGTGCTCGCCGACGCCGGAAGCCACCGGATCGACCTGCTGCTCCACCTCTTCGGGCGGCCGTACGAGATGACGGCCCGGCTCGGCGGCCGCTTCCCCCGGGGCGCGGAGCGGCGGGCCGACCTCACCCTGCGCTGGCGGACCGGTCTGCGGGCGCACTGCCTCATGGAGTGGGGTGAGGGGCCGCCGGTGGACCGCGTCGAACTGACCGGCGGCGGGCGGACGGTGACGCTCGACCCGCTCGACGCGGGCCGGCTCACGGGCCTTGCCGGAACGCCGCTCCTCCTGCCCCCGGCGGCCAACCCCCACCAGCCGCTGCTCGCCGACTTCGCGGCGGCCGTCGCGACCGGTGGTACGCCGGTGTGCCCGGTGGCGGAGGCCCGGCTCGTCGACGACGTGATCGTGGCGGCGGAGCGCTCGGACGCGGCGGGCGGCGCCCCGGTCCGCCTGGTGCACTGA